Proteins from a genomic interval of Arvicanthis niloticus isolate mArvNil1 chromosome 26, mArvNil1.pat.X, whole genome shotgun sequence:
- the Sln gene encoding sarcolipin has translation MERSTQELFINFTVVLITVLLMWLLVRSYQY, from the coding sequence ATGGAGCGGTCCACCCAGGAGCTGTTTATCAACTTCACAGTTGTCCTGATCACTGTTCTCCTTATGTGGCTCCTTGTGAGGTCCTACCAATACTGA